ACCCCGCGTCAATCCGTCCCCGAACCGGTCGAGGCGGCGCCGATCGCGGCCCCCGCACCGATCGCCCCACCCGCAGTGAAGGAAGTCATCATGGAAACGATCGAAAACGTCACCGCCCAGACCCAGACCGCGTTCAATGACGCGACGAGCCAGGCCAAGGGTGCGGTCGAAAAGGGCCAGAAGATGTTCGAAGAGGCCAACGAATTCGGCAAGGGCAACATCGAGGCGCTGGTCGAATCGTCGAAGATCGCCGCGCGCGGTTTCGAGGCGATGAGCCAGGAAGCCGCCACCTACGCCAAGAAGACGTTCGAGGAGGCGACCGCCGCCGCCAAGACGCTGTCGTCGGTGAAGTCGCCGACCGAGTTCATGAAGCTGCAGTCGGACTATGCCCGTGCGGCGTTCGAT
The sequence above is a segment of the Sphingomonas insulae genome. Coding sequences within it:
- a CDS encoding phasin family protein; translation: MDGTVPKPPVKSGKSRPGRPAGAAATPVSGPRIKPTGKQPAPVAKPVPAAKAMEPVAVAAAPAPVPAPAAVPVLAEPDVPAIPAALAATPRQSVPEPVEAAPIAAPAPIAPPAVKEVIMETIENVTAQTQTAFNDATSQAKGAVEKGQKMFEEANEFGKGNIEALVESSKIAARGFEAMSQEAATYAKKTFEEATAAAKTLSSVKSPTEFMKLQSDYARAAFDAMVQQTSRNTEAMLKLAGEVVQPLSNRAALAAEKMKVVA